The following coding sequences lie in one Arthrobacter sp. SLBN-122 genomic window:
- a CDS encoding PTS sugar transporter subunit IIA: MAQSLVVLAPIAGTVVPLAEVPDPVFAGQMVGSGAAVEPPAGEMFDVVSPVAGKVIKLLPHAFVVVESSGRGVLTHVGIDTVKLKGDGFKLLIAQGDTVDAGAAVMRVDPTAALAAGYSMVSPVVVLDTKPDVATLTGAGTVTAGQELFSLD, translated from the coding sequence GTGGCACAGTCCCTGGTGGTGCTGGCACCCATCGCCGGTACCGTAGTTCCCCTTGCCGAAGTCCCCGACCCTGTTTTCGCCGGCCAGATGGTGGGTTCCGGCGCCGCAGTGGAACCGCCGGCAGGCGAGATGTTCGACGTCGTCTCCCCGGTCGCGGGAAAGGTGATCAAGCTGCTGCCACATGCCTTTGTAGTGGTTGAGTCCTCAGGGCGCGGTGTGCTCACCCATGTGGGCATCGACACGGTCAAGCTCAAAGGCGATGGCTTTAAGCTGCTGATTGCCCAAGGCGACACTGTCGACGCCGGCGCTGCCGTCATGCGCGTCGATCCCACCGCCGCCCTCGCGGCCGGTTACTCGATGGTGAGTCCCGTCGTCGTCCTCGACACGAAGCCGGACGTGGCAACGCTCACTGGAGCCGGCACTGTCACCGCCGGCCAGGAGCTGTTCTCGCTGGACTAG